A genomic window from Streptomyces sp. MST-110588 includes:
- the trpD gene encoding anthranilate phosphoribosyltransferase — protein MTGTDRQRSWPVLLSALLAGDDLRAEDTAWAMDQVMRGHVTDAQIAGLLVALRTKGETVEEIEGLVRAMYEHAVALEVPGPVLDIVGTGGDGSNSVNVSTMSAIVAAGAGARVVKHGNRSASSASGSADVLEHLGVALDLPAAEVGGLAGEVGITFCFAPLFHPSMRHAAAARRELGIRTVFNALGPMTNPARPAAMAVGVADAVLAPKLAGVLARRGVSALVFRGDDGMDELTVTTTSTVWSVSGGRVRRETFDPREIGVALAPPEALRGGDAAHNAGVARALLAGECGPVRDAVLLSTAAGLAALEPSDRPVAERIAAGMERGGRAIDTGAAAEVLRRWAAVSTKLAAGR, from the coding sequence GTGACCGGTACGGATCGGCAGCGGTCCTGGCCCGTGCTGCTCTCGGCACTGCTGGCGGGGGACGATCTGCGCGCCGAGGACACGGCGTGGGCGATGGACCAGGTGATGCGCGGGCATGTGACCGACGCGCAGATCGCGGGGCTGCTGGTGGCGCTGCGCACCAAGGGCGAGACGGTCGAGGAGATCGAGGGGCTCGTACGGGCCATGTACGAGCACGCCGTCGCCCTGGAGGTGCCGGGGCCCGTCCTGGACATCGTCGGCACCGGCGGCGACGGCTCCAACAGCGTCAACGTCTCGACCATGTCGGCGATCGTGGCGGCCGGTGCGGGCGCCCGGGTCGTCAAGCACGGCAACCGCTCGGCGTCCTCGGCCTCCGGTTCGGCCGACGTCCTGGAGCACCTGGGCGTGGCGCTGGACCTGCCGGCCGCCGAGGTCGGCGGGCTGGCGGGCGAGGTCGGCATCACCTTCTGCTTCGCGCCGCTCTTCCACCCCTCGATGCGTCATGCCGCCGCCGCCCGCCGCGAGCTGGGCATCCGTACGGTCTTCAACGCGCTGGGCCCGATGACCAACCCGGCGCGGCCGGCGGCCATGGCGGTCGGCGTCGCGGACGCGGTGCTGGCGCCGAAGCTGGCCGGGGTGCTGGCCCGCCGGGGCGTGAGCGCGCTGGTCTTCCGCGGGGACGACGGGATGGACGAGCTGACGGTCACCACTACCTCCACTGTCTGGTCGGTATCCGGTGGTCGGGTGCGCCGGGAGACCTTCGACCCGCGGGAGATCGGGGTCGCCCTGGCGCCGCCGGAGGCGCTGCGCGGTGGCGACGCCGCCCACAACGCGGGCGTGGCACGCGCCCTGCTGGCGGGCGAGTGCGGGCCGGTGCGCGACGCCGTACTGCTCTCGACGGCCGCCGGACTGGCGGCCCTGGAACCCTCGGACCGTCCGGTGGCCGAACGGATCGCGGCGGGGATGGAACGGGGCGGCCGGGCGATCGACACGGGGGCGGCGGCCGAGGTCCTCCGGCGGTGGGCGGCCGTCTCCACGAAGCTGGCGGCGGGCCGGTGA
- the trpC gene encoding indole-3-glycerol phosphate synthase TrpC has translation MTVLDEIIDGVREDLAERRRRVPERELRDRVAHTAPALDAVAALRKPTGIQVIAEVKRASPSKGALADIADPAALAATYEKSGAAAVSVLTEQRRFRGSLADLDAVRARVNIPVLRKDFIVTPYQLWEARAHGADLALLIVAALEQDLFRDLLALATELGLTVLVEVHDEAETDRALDAGATMIGVNNRNLKTLDVDRDTFARLAPRIPPSVVRVAESGFRGPQDVAAVAAHGADAVLVGEALVTGESGPGPALTALLAAGAR, from the coding sequence ATGACCGTGCTCGACGAGATCATCGACGGAGTACGCGAGGACCTTGCCGAGCGTCGACGGCGGGTGCCCGAACGCGAACTGCGCGACCGCGTGGCGCACACCGCCCCCGCGCTGGACGCCGTGGCAGCGCTGCGCAAGCCCACCGGAATCCAGGTCATCGCCGAGGTGAAGCGGGCCAGCCCCTCCAAGGGCGCACTGGCCGACATCGCCGACCCGGCGGCGCTGGCCGCCACGTACGAGAAGTCGGGTGCCGCCGCGGTCAGCGTCCTGACCGAACAGCGGCGCTTCCGCGGCTCGCTGGCCGACCTGGACGCCGTACGCGCCCGGGTCAACATCCCCGTCCTGCGCAAGGACTTCATCGTCACCCCCTACCAGCTCTGGGAGGCCCGCGCGCACGGCGCCGACCTGGCGCTGCTGATCGTGGCCGCGCTCGAACAGGACCTGTTCCGGGACCTGCTGGCGCTGGCGACCGAACTGGGCCTGACCGTGCTGGTGGAGGTGCACGACGAGGCCGAGACCGACCGCGCGCTGGACGCCGGCGCCACGATGATCGGCGTCAACAACCGCAATCTGAAGACCCTCGACGTCGACCGGGACACCTTCGCCCGGCTCGCGCCCCGGATTCCCCCGAGCGTGGTACGGGTCGCCGAGTCCGGGTTCCGCGGCCCCCAGGACGTGGCCGCGGTGGCCGCGCACGGCGCGGACGCGGTGCTCGTGGGCGAGGCGCTGGTCACCGGCGAGAGCGGGCCGGGCCCGGCGCTGACGGCCCTGCTGGCGGCCGGCGCCCGCTGA
- a CDS encoding anthranilate synthase component I family protein produces MAFTTRVDAGTGAASGAGQTPGTPFAVRVTSSELPSHDPLHLYEALAGPLGAEEVFLFESLAGPEKDRRSAVVGFGRLAEIRVYARHVEIAGPAALRGAVLAVADAAGMTADPGATGATTGAGEHAADAADAADTSNAADAAHGADADAAVARRFDRPEQLWELLRRAQELFAVETDVPRDTYAFGFLTTLAYEAAWHMDELPARESSRGGPDMTFTLVRDTVWYDRLTGETRHRAARAEVFPPAPPLDLAAHAEAAARAPRGEEAPQAPAPRSVRDSVARETFLDWARRCLEHIRIGDIYQIQIGHRIDVETELTPVEVYRRLRSRNPSPYMYLMPRADQTVIGASPELFFRTEGDEILMRPIAGTTRRAESAEENQRRIKEMLASTKEQAEHVMLVDLCRNDIGRVCRPGTLAVDDLMTVEAYSHVFHIVSTVAGKLEDDADVWRSLCATFPAGTMTGAPKLRAMEIIDGIEEEPRGLYAGAVGLIDVRGWSELALCIRTIVHDGRTYSTQSSAGVVAESSPEGEWNETLAKMGAAYWALTGEELS; encoded by the coding sequence ATGGCATTCACGACACGAGTCGATGCCGGGACCGGCGCCGCGTCAGGTGCCGGTCAGACACCGGGCACGCCGTTCGCCGTGCGCGTCACCTCCTCGGAGCTGCCGTCGCACGATCCCCTCCATTTGTACGAGGCCCTGGCCGGCCCGCTCGGAGCGGAGGAGGTCTTCCTCTTCGAAAGCCTGGCCGGCCCGGAGAAGGACCGCCGTTCGGCGGTGGTCGGCTTCGGGCGGCTGGCCGAGATCCGGGTGTACGCCCGGCACGTCGAGATCGCCGGCCCGGCCGCGTTGCGCGGTGCCGTACTGGCCGTCGCCGACGCCGCCGGGATGACCGCGGACCCGGGCGCCACCGGGGCCACCACCGGAGCCGGAGAGCACGCGGCGGACGCGGCGGACGCGGCAGACACGTCGAACGCTGCGGACGCGGCGCACGGAGCGGACGCGGACGCCGCGGTGGCACGCCGCTTCGACCGTCCCGAGCAGTTGTGGGAACTGCTGCGCCGGGCCCAGGAGCTGTTCGCCGTCGAGACGGACGTGCCGCGGGACACCTACGCCTTCGGGTTCCTGACCACGCTCGCGTACGAGGCCGCCTGGCACATGGACGAGCTGCCCGCCCGCGAGTCCTCGCGCGGCGGCCCGGACATGACCTTCACCCTGGTCCGTGACACCGTCTGGTACGACCGGCTGACCGGCGAGACCCGCCACCGGGCGGCCCGCGCCGAGGTCTTCCCGCCCGCGCCGCCGCTGGACCTCGCGGCACACGCCGAGGCCGCCGCCCGCGCCCCGCGCGGGGAGGAAGCCCCGCAGGCGCCCGCGCCCCGTTCCGTACGGGACAGCGTGGCGCGCGAGACGTTCCTGGACTGGGCCCGCCGCTGCCTGGAGCACATCCGGATCGGGGACATCTACCAGATCCAGATCGGCCACCGCATCGACGTCGAGACCGAGCTGACGCCCGTCGAGGTCTACCGGCGGCTGCGCTCGCGCAACCCCTCCCCGTACATGTACCTGATGCCGCGCGCGGACCAGACGGTCATCGGGGCCAGCCCCGAGCTGTTCTTCCGCACCGAGGGCGACGAGATCCTGATGCGGCCGATCGCCGGGACGACGCGGCGGGCGGAGTCGGCGGAGGAGAACCAGCGGCGCATCAAGGAGATGCTGGCCAGCACCAAGGAACAGGCCGAGCACGTGATGCTCGTCGACCTGTGCCGCAACGACATCGGCCGGGTCTGCCGGCCGGGCACCCTGGCGGTGGACGACCTGATGACGGTGGAGGCGTACTCCCACGTCTTCCACATCGTCTCCACCGTCGCCGGGAAGCTGGAGGACGACGCCGACGTGTGGCGCTCGCTGTGCGCCACCTTCCCCGCCGGCACGATGACCGGCGCCCCCAAGCTGCGCGCCATGGAGATCATCGACGGCATCGAGGAGGAGCCGCGCGGCCTGTACGCGGGCGCGGTCGGCCTGATCGACGTACGGGGCTGGAGCGAGCTGGCCCTGTGCATCCGCACGATCGTGCACGACGGCCGGACCTACTCCACGCAGAGCTCGGCGGGTGTGGTCGCCGAGTCCTCCCCGGAGGGCGAGTGGAACGAGACGCTGGCGAAGATGGGCGCCGCCTACTGGGCGCTGACCGGTGAGGAGCTGTCGTGA
- a CDS encoding PLP-dependent aminotransferase family protein translates to MAWHALIDVSRESGEPLTAQIQGTIKAEISTGVLRPGTRLPSSRQLAEDLGVSRSVVVEAYGQLIAEGYLEAVQGSGTRVAAHVTPAPAVPTLLDNGVAPQVRWDLRTGTAQGADFPHREWLAAYQRALQSADPYDLDYPPLSGSGELREELAQYLGRARGVRTTPGQVMAVSGFAQALALLCTVLPGLGIDHIAMEDPCHHRQRQFIQEVGLRPRPVPVDEEGIDVAALARTGARAVLVTPAHQFPTGATLSGPRREALVRWAREHDAWIIEDDYDGDLWLERGARPAALQRLAPERVVYGGTVSKSLAPGLRFGWLAVPPQLIGPLERVRSQRDLGSDIFTQLAFAELLRSGHFDRHLRRQRARYRVRRAALDQAVRRYLPGARITGAAAGLHAYVRLPHRVDENALVTRALGRSVLVRGGRPHHAHPERAAPALVVGYTAVPRTGIAEAVRALGGAYERQPAAAGPMRCA, encoded by the coding sequence ATGGCCTGGCACGCCCTGATAGACGTGTCCCGGGAGTCCGGGGAGCCGCTCACCGCGCAGATCCAGGGAACGATAAAAGCCGAGATCTCCACAGGAGTTCTGCGCCCGGGCACCCGGCTGCCCTCCAGCCGCCAGCTCGCCGAAGACCTCGGTGTCTCGCGCAGCGTGGTGGTGGAGGCGTACGGACAGCTCATCGCCGAGGGCTACCTCGAAGCCGTCCAGGGCTCCGGCACCCGCGTCGCCGCGCACGTCACCCCCGCCCCGGCCGTCCCCACCCTCCTGGACAACGGGGTTGCGCCACAGGTCCGCTGGGACCTGCGCACCGGTACGGCCCAGGGCGCCGACTTCCCGCACCGCGAATGGCTCGCCGCCTACCAACGCGCCCTGCAGAGCGCCGACCCCTACGACCTGGACTACCCGCCGCTGTCCGGCTCCGGCGAGCTGCGCGAGGAACTGGCCCAGTACCTCGGCCGGGCCCGCGGGGTGCGCACCACACCCGGACAGGTCATGGCGGTCTCCGGCTTCGCGCAGGCACTGGCCCTGCTGTGCACCGTCCTGCCGGGCCTGGGCATCGACCACATCGCCATGGAGGACCCCTGCCACCACCGGCAGCGGCAGTTCATCCAGGAGGTGGGGCTGCGTCCACGGCCGGTCCCCGTGGACGAGGAGGGCATCGACGTGGCCGCGCTGGCCCGTACCGGCGCGCGGGCCGTCCTGGTCACCCCCGCCCACCAGTTCCCCACCGGCGCGACGCTCTCCGGGCCGCGCCGGGAGGCCCTTGTACGGTGGGCCCGCGAGCACGACGCCTGGATCATCGAGGACGACTACGACGGCGACCTGTGGCTCGAACGCGGCGCCCGCCCCGCGGCGCTCCAGCGGCTGGCACCCGAACGCGTCGTGTACGGCGGCACGGTGAGCAAGTCCCTGGCCCCCGGGCTGCGCTTCGGCTGGCTCGCGGTACCGCCCCAGTTGATCGGGCCGCTGGAGCGGGTGCGCTCCCAGCGCGACCTGGGCTCGGACATCTTCACCCAGCTCGCCTTCGCCGAACTGCTGCGCTCGGGCCACTTCGACCGCCACCTGCGCCGTCAGCGCGCCCGTTACCGGGTCCGCCGGGCCGCCCTGGACCAGGCGGTACGCCGCTATCTGCCCGGCGCACGGATCACCGGGGCGGCGGCGGGGCTGCACGCGTACGTACGGCTGCCCCACCGCGTCGACGAGAACGCGCTGGTCACGCGGGCGCTGGGCCGGTCGGTGCTGGTACGGGGCGGGCGCCCGCACCACGCCCACCCCGAACGGGCCGCGCCCGCGCTGGTGGTGGGCTACACGGCGGTGCCCCGTACCGGCATCGCGGAAGCGGTGCGGGCGCTGGGCGGCGCCTATGAGCGGCAGCCGGCGGCGGCGGGCCCGATGCGCTGTGCGTGA
- a CDS encoding 3-deoxy-7-phosphoheptulonate synthase class II gives MTNQLPTSGAAGSWRSLPAAQQPPWPDPVLLREVTDGLSRAPELVFAEESDRLREKMAAVARGEAFLLQGGDCAETFEGTTADAINGKLRTLLQMAVALTYAASVPVVKVGRIAGQYAKPRSRPVERRDGVELPVYRGDAVNGLEFTAGSRVPDPRRLRRMYESSAATLNLVRAFTTGGLADLHQAHAWNRGFVDDSPAGRRYEELAGEIDRSLRFMAACGVDPQELRAVEFFASHEGLLLDYEEALTRTDDRTGLPYATSGHLLWIGERTRELDGAHVEYFSRIRNPIAVKLGPTATPDEALAYIERLNPQDEPGRLTFIVRMGAGQVRKRLPVLVEKVAANGASVAWVCDPMHGNTFEAASGHKTRRFEDILDEVEGFFEVHRALGTHAGGIHVELTGDDVTECIGGGDEVLVGDLHRRYETACDPRLNHRQSLELAFLVAEMLR, from the coding sequence GTGACGAATCAGCTTCCGACCTCCGGCGCCGCCGGCTCCTGGCGTTCCCTCCCGGCCGCGCAGCAGCCCCCGTGGCCCGACCCGGTCCTGCTGCGCGAGGTCACCGACGGCCTGTCGCGCGCCCCCGAACTGGTCTTCGCGGAGGAGAGCGACCGGCTGCGGGAGAAGATGGCGGCCGTCGCCCGGGGCGAGGCGTTCCTGCTCCAGGGCGGCGACTGCGCCGAGACCTTCGAGGGCACCACCGCCGACGCCATCAACGGCAAGCTGCGCACGCTGCTCCAGATGGCCGTGGCGCTGACCTACGCGGCTTCCGTACCGGTGGTCAAGGTGGGGCGGATCGCCGGCCAGTACGCCAAGCCGCGCTCCCGCCCGGTGGAGCGCCGGGACGGCGTGGAGCTGCCCGTCTACCGCGGCGACGCGGTCAACGGCCTGGAGTTCACCGCCGGCTCCCGCGTCCCCGACCCGCGACGGCTGCGCCGGATGTACGAGTCCTCGGCGGCGACGCTGAACCTGGTGCGCGCCTTCACCACCGGCGGGCTGGCCGACCTCCACCAGGCGCACGCCTGGAACCGCGGCTTCGTCGACGACTCGCCCGCGGGCCGCCGCTACGAGGAGCTGGCCGGGGAGATCGACCGCTCGCTGCGCTTCATGGCGGCCTGCGGGGTCGACCCCCAGGAGCTGCGGGCGGTGGAGTTCTTCGCCAGCCACGAGGGGCTGCTGCTGGATTACGAGGAGGCGCTGACCCGTACCGACGACCGCACCGGCCTGCCGTACGCCACCAGCGGGCACCTGCTGTGGATCGGCGAGCGCACCAGGGAGCTGGACGGCGCGCACGTCGAGTACTTCTCCCGGATCCGCAATCCCATCGCCGTCAAGCTCGGTCCGACGGCCACGCCGGACGAGGCGCTGGCCTACATCGAACGGCTCAACCCGCAGGACGAGCCGGGCCGGCTGACGTTCATCGTCCGCATGGGCGCCGGCCAGGTCCGCAAGCGGCTGCCGGTGCTGGTGGAGAAGGTGGCGGCCAACGGCGCGTCCGTGGCGTGGGTCTGCGACCCCATGCACGGCAACACCTTCGAGGCGGCCAGCGGACACAAGACCCGCCGTTTCGAGGACATCCTGGACGAGGTCGAGGGCTTCTTCGAGGTGCACCGGGCGCTGGGCACCCACGCGGGCGGCATCCATGTGGAGCTGACCGGCGACGACGTCACCGAGTGCATCGGCGGCGGGGACGAGGTCCTGGTCGGCGATCTGCACCGCCGGTACGAGACGGCCTGCGACCCGCGCCTGAACCACCGCCAGTCGCTGGAACTGGCCTTTCTCGTAGCCGAAATGCTGCGCTGA
- a CDS encoding aminodeoxychorismate/anthranilate synthase component II, translating to MTKVLLVDAYDSFVHIIDQYLRTLGVTTEVVRSKTRTPEELAERRPDAVVLGPGPGHPADSGHVELVHRFAGEVPLLGVCLGHQAIALAFGGAVEVADHLMHGRTSTVRHDGSGIFRGMGRSTVATRYHSLIVSRPLPPELEETATAEDDGYVMALRHRTLPVESVQFHPESITTEDGFRLLENFLAVGVG from the coding sequence GTGACCAAGGTGCTGCTGGTGGACGCGTACGACAGTTTCGTCCACATCATCGACCAGTACCTGCGCACGCTCGGGGTGACCACGGAGGTGGTGCGCTCCAAGACGCGTACACCGGAGGAGCTGGCGGAGCGCCGTCCGGACGCGGTGGTGCTCGGGCCGGGCCCCGGCCACCCCGCCGACTCGGGCCATGTGGAGCTGGTGCACCGTTTCGCCGGCGAGGTGCCGCTGCTGGGGGTGTGCCTGGGCCACCAGGCCATCGCGCTGGCCTTCGGGGGCGCGGTGGAGGTGGCCGACCATCTGATGCACGGGCGGACGAGCACGGTGCGGCACGACGGGTCCGGGATCTTCCGGGGCATGGGGCGCAGCACGGTCGCCACCCGCTACCACTCGCTGATCGTCTCGCGTCCGCTGCCGCCGGAGCTGGAGGAGACCGCCACGGCCGAGGACGACGGCTATGTGATGGCGCTGCGGCACCGGACGCTGCCGGTGGAGAGCGTGCAGTTCCATCCGGAGAGCATCACCACCGAGGACGGGTTCCGGCTGTTGGAGAACTTCCTCGCGGTGGGCGTCGGCTGA